The following proteins are co-located in the Zonotrichia albicollis isolate bZonAlb1 chromosome 1, bZonAlb1.hap1, whole genome shotgun sequence genome:
- the JCAD gene encoding junctional cadherin 5-associated protein isoform X3 codes for MKGLAASPGAPRHPKENQLKVGSGAGYGRRSGLQESCEVPSACKWQSLEIESWNQPKKVGRQMSEGDREKLLQELYSLTLGDNVLSTQSRGKSQSLPRVLSPESMRCVEMPSLTNSNNSLSVTKTPSYPPNRLGVEPAKHHGTGGNVLPLVKPKYGRPLKPPSYELKRQTRAPAETVVFQDHYQKEEPVSYLAKVNEPRQDAGIPDPGLEPPVYVPPPSYKSPPHQHVTPRSPSEVPKTNPCTSSDPQGPAEQVVPCQRPAVNTFEVGGDPCKDNHFPHGKQSHARRPADHLRSVQYIPFDDPRIRHIKIAPLEGLQGNSNHTENACSPSSGALQERNLEVQYNSAFVDASNLSSSAKGERTSDSSPHSNRWLAPSIRDQENCALPDQRDNCRATNHSPRNEASTEYTKGKLSVRNSHMDNTCETVTKVKKFEPGTGMQSKKSSKKKMNETIFCLVSIPVKSESNLPDTDRNNNITQSPDKNRFDNNGALQEQSLLSMSSTDLELQALTGSMTNKNELQKQELWRPEEFKQMNDLRFIQPTKHRELKYSGSWPGDQYKDQQTQTSFSEEPESPEFFHGTKPGKPDSSKQLSPKLPGCTTSTVGAKQTGSPSDERSCRQNSYSMKGQTHLSQSSNSAFSRTATSVLKSPSPKAHQSQPVPVQERENGLLSKGDVVKGEPGAPCNSTEPFGQFLLKPVSRRPWDAISELESFNKELQGQEESTSSEEDLESAAAPLQAGAFMHRRESRNEKSSQELKHGGKSEMVVPEVPVIRPGRVKSKSESWSMGTEHGGELRCGGSQGFSKPGGSSEGVRPADGRLIEMGMGEAKSRTSKQPVHESPIRRVLSSSSSSSCHSNPFNNPVLQEMSEDQNYLDFVKLSKGATPTNDRLLERGSGVCLSLTKRNQRCSEPDLRSVGLDVAPELGANNSDHSSDANAVEIPVNESLQARAARILGIDIAVESLLPGDQVGPHPSTSPSNSAQDFESSTIGNTVSNNEGKKEDSYEGRRKCGWTESALFVRAGGRSLHPVESQATLQEANAKPLVTEQVLEQPVSPSQGEDQNLVCKSAASQHSEKRVRSTSKVIETLQGKLTSPPSRTAMDRLVRMKEVDSVSRMRRLSIKSADSGEEVDEEKLSKVPEERGSKLASSGAVSKRVISLSENGCLGGMDKKKIDRDFSLDTYDPTKVEKV; via the coding sequence ATGAAAGGCCTGGCTGCATCCCCCGGGGCACCCCGGCACCCCAAGGAGAATCAGCTGAAGGTGGGCTCGGGTGCAGGGTATGGCAGAAGAAGCGGCTTGCAGGAAAGCTGTGAAGTGCCCAGCGCCTGCAAATGGCAAAGTCTGGAAATAGAGAGCTGGAACCAGCCAAAAAAGGTGGGGAGGCAAATGTCTGAGGGTGACAGGGAGAAGCTGCTTCAAGAGCTTTATTCGCTGACCCTGGGAGACAACGTACtcagcacccagagcaggggGAAATCGCAGTCCTTGCCAAGGGTCCTTTCACCTGAGAGCATGCGGTGCGTGGAAATGCCCTCCCTGACCAACAGTAACAACTCACTCAGCGTCACTAAAACCCCCTCCTATCCCCCAAACAGACTGGGTGTGGAACCTGCCAAGCACCATGGAACAGGAGGCAATGTCCTTCCCCTGGTGAAGCCCAAGTATGGGAGACCTCTCAAGCCTCCATCCTATGAACTGAAGCGGCAGACTAGGGCACCTGCAGAAACTGTGGTTTTCCAGGACCACTACCAGAAAGAGGAACCTGTCTCCTACTTAGCCAAAGTCAATGAGCCAAGGCAAGATGCTGGCATTCCAGACCCTGGTTTGGAGCCCCCAGTGTATGTACCTCCTCCTTCTTACAAATCCCCACCTCACCAACACGTGACCCCCCGTTCCCCCAGTGAAGTGCCTAAAACCAACCCGTGCACCAGCAGTGACCCACAGGGTCCTGCAGAGCAGGTTGTCCCCTGCCAACGACCAGCAGTGAATACTTTTGAAGTGGGGGGTGACCCTTGCAAAGACAACCATTTTCCTCATGGGAAGCAAAGCCATGCAAGGCGCCCTGCTGACCACCTGCGTTCCGTTCAGTACATTCCCTTTGATGATCCTCGGATACGACACATTAAAATTGCACCACTGGAAGGTCTGCAGGGCAACTCTAACCACACTGAAAATGCATGTAGTCCCAGTTCTGGTGCTTTGCAAGAGAGAAATCTTGAAGTACAGTACAACAGTGCCTTTGTGGATGCATCAAACTTGTCCAGTTCTGCGAAGGGAGAAAGAACTTCCGACAGCTCCCCACATAGCAACAGATGGTTGGCACCATCCATCCGAGATCAGGAAAACTGTGCCTTGCCAGACCAAAGAGACAATTGTAGAGCAACTAATCACAGCCCCCGCAACGAAGCCAGCACAGAGTACACGAAAGGCAAACTTTCTGTAAGAAATTCACATATGGACAACACCTGTGAGACTGTTACAAAAGTGAAAAAGTTTGAACCTGGAACTGGGATGCAGAGCAAAAAgagttcaaagaaaaaaatgaatgaaaCTATATTTTGTTTGGTCTCTATCCCAGTTAAATCAGAATCCAATCTGCCAGATACAGATAGGAACAACAACATAACTCAGAGCCCTGATAAGAATAGGTTTGATAACAATGGAGCTTTGCAAGAACAAAGTCTCTTAAGTATGTCTTCAACAGACTTGGAGTTACAAGCGCTTACAGGAAGCATGACCAATAAAAATGAGTTACAAAAACAAGAGCTGTGGAGACCAGAAGAGTTCAAACAAATGAATGACCTCAGATTTATTCAGCCTACAAAACACAGAGAGCTCAAATATTCTGGCTCCTGGCCAGGTGATCAGTACAAAGACCAGCAGACACAGACAAGTTTCTCTGAAGAACCTGAGAGCCCAGAATTTTTCCATGGTACAAAGCCTGGGAAGCCTGATAGTAGCAAGCAGCTATCTCCAAAACTCCCAGGATGTACAACATCCACAGTGGGGGCAAAACAGACAGGGTCACCTTCTGAtgagagaagctgcagacagaACAGTTACAGTATGAAGGGCCAGACTCACCTCAGCCAGTCTAGCAACAGTGCATTTTCTAGGACTGCCACCTCAGTCCTTAAGTCTCCCTCCCCAAAAGCCCACCAGAGCCAGCCTGTGCCTGTCCAAGAGAGGGAAAATGGCCTTCTTTCCAAGGGAGATGTAGTTAAGGGAGAACCAGGTGCTCCCTGCAACAGTACAGAACCATTTGGGCAGTTTCTGTTGAAACCTGTAAGTCGCCGTCCCTGGGATGCAATAAGTGAGCTAGAAAGTTTTAACAAGGAGCTGCAAGGGCAGGAGGAGAGCACAAGCAGTGAAGAAGATTTGGaaagtgctgcagctcctctgcaggcagGTGCCTTTATGCACAGGAGGGAGTCCAGAAATGAGAAATCAAGCCAGGAGCTAAAACATGGTGGGAAATCAGAAATGGTTGTGCCAGAAGTGCCTGTAATTAGGCCAGGAAGGGTTAAAAGTAAGTCTGAAAGTTGGAGCATGGGGACAGAGCATGGTGGCGAGCTAAGATGTGGTGGCTCTCAAGGCTTCTCaaagccaggagggagcagtgaAGGAGTCAGGCCAGCAGATGGAAGACTGATAGAAATGGGGATGGGGGAAGCCAAGAGCAGAACAAGCAAACAGCCAGTTCATGAGAGCCCTATCAGAAGAGTTTTGTCCAGTAGCTCAAGTAGTTCATGTCACAGTAATCCTTTCAATAACCCTGTCTTGCAGGAGATGAGTGAAGACCAAAATTACCTAGACTTTGTTAAACTGAGCAAAGGTGCAACTCCCACAAATGATAGGCTATTAGAGAGAGGGTCAGGAGTATGTTTGTCACTAACAAAGAGGAACCAAAGGTGCTCTGAGCCAGATTTGAGGTCAGTAGGACTTGATGTGGCCCCAGAACTTGGTGCTAACAACTCTGATCACTCTTCAGATGCAAATGCAGTGGAAATCCCTGTGAATGAGTCATTGCAGGCAAGAGCTGCAAGAATTTTAGGTATAGATATAGCAGTGGAGTCTCTCCTTCCAGGTGACCAGGTTGGGCCCCACCCAAGCACTAGCCCCTCAAACAGTGCTCAGGACTTTGAGTCATCAACAATAGGGAACACAGTAAGTaacaatgaaggaaaaaaagaagattcTTATGAAGGCAGACGAAAGTGTGGCTGGACAGAGAGTGCTCTCTTTGTCAGAGCGGGAGGGCGATCTTTACATCCTGTTGAAAGCCAGGCCACTCTCCAGGAAGCCAATGCTAAACCACTGGTAACTGAGCAAGTTCTTGAACAACCTGTGAGTCCCAGCCAAGGTGAGGACCAAAACTTGGTTTGCAAGTCAGCTGCCTCTCAGCATTCAGAAAAGAGAGTGAGGAGCACCTCCAAAGTAATAGAGACACTCCAAGGCAAGCTCACATCCCCACCCAGCCGGACTGCCATGGATCGCTTGGTGCGCATGAAGGAAGTTGACTCTGTGTCGCGCATGAGACGCCTGAGCATTAAGAGCGCAGACTCGGGAGAGGAGGTGGATGAAGAGAAGCTGTCGAAGGTACCAGAGGAGAGAGGAAGCAAACTGGCCAGCTCAGGGGCTGTTTCCAAGCGTGTCATCTCTCTCAGTGAAAATGGATGTTTAGGTGGAATGGACAAGAAGAAGATCGACAGAGATTTTTCGTTAG
- the JCAD gene encoding junctional cadherin 5-associated protein isoform X1 yields MFSVEDLLISHGYKLSKNPPASYESRYDGYRHETTGSRSAQRPALNGIEAESRAGAYSKRPLVKTSSSSTESSHGSQGRQAGPGYHHDLQGLSTFHTSEGGAYDRPHLARSSQPKSDKDLAYWRRRGQDFSVLLGYSQKASVEMKGLAASPGAPRHPKENQLKVGSGAGYGRRSGLQESCEVPSACKWQSLEIESWNQPKKVGRQMSEGDREKLLQELYSLTLGDNVLSTQSRGKSQSLPRVLSPESMRCVEMPSLTNSNNSLSVTKTPSYPPNRLGVEPAKHHGTGGNVLPLVKPKYGRPLKPPSYELKRQTRAPAETVVFQDHYQKEEPVSYLAKVNEPRQDAGIPDPGLEPPVYVPPPSYKSPPHQHVTPRSPSEVPKTNPCTSSDPQGPAEQVVPCQRPAVNTFEVGGDPCKDNHFPHGKQSHARRPADHLRSVQYIPFDDPRIRHIKIAPLEGLQGNSNHTENACSPSSGALQERNLEVQYNSAFVDASNLSSSAKGERTSDSSPHSNRWLAPSIRDQENCALPDQRDNCRATNHSPRNEASTEYTKGKLSVRNSHMDNTCETVTKVKKFEPGTGMQSKKSSKKKMNETIFCLVSIPVKSESNLPDTDRNNNITQSPDKNRFDNNGALQEQSLLSMSSTDLELQALTGSMTNKNELQKQELWRPEEFKQMNDLRFIQPTKHRELKYSGSWPGDQYKDQQTQTSFSEEPESPEFFHGTKPGKPDSSKQLSPKLPGCTTSTVGAKQTGSPSDERSCRQNSYSMKGQTHLSQSSNSAFSRTATSVLKSPSPKAHQSQPVPVQERENGLLSKGDVVKGEPGAPCNSTEPFGQFLLKPVSRRPWDAISELESFNKELQGQEESTSSEEDLESAAAPLQAGAFMHRRESRNEKSSQELKHGGKSEMVVPEVPVIRPGRVKSKSESWSMGTEHGGELRCGGSQGFSKPGGSSEGVRPADGRLIEMGMGEAKSRTSKQPVHESPIRRVLSSSSSSSCHSNPFNNPVLQEMSEDQNYLDFVKLSKGATPTNDRLLERGSGVCLSLTKRNQRCSEPDLRSVGLDVAPELGANNSDHSSDANAVEIPVNESLQARAARILGIDIAVESLLPGDQVGPHPSTSPSNSAQDFESSTIGNTVSNNEGKKEDSYEGRRKCGWTESALFVRAGGRSLHPVESQATLQEANAKPLVTEQVLEQPVSPSQGEDQNLVCKSAASQHSEKRVRSTSKVIETLQGKLTSPPSRTAMDRLVRMKEVDSVSRMRRLSIKSADSGEEVDEEKLSKVPEERGSKLASSGAVSKRVISLSENGCLGGMDKKKIDRDFSLGKTLLMGDPDGYSFLM; encoded by the exons ATGTTCAGTGTGGAAGACCTTCTGATTTCTCATGGATACAAATTGTCAAAAAATCCCCCTGCTTCATACGAGAGCAGATACGATGGATACCGGCATGAAACCACGGGGAGCAGATCTGCTCAGAGACCAGCACTGAATGGGATTGAAGCAGAATCCAGAGCTGGGGCCTACAGCAAGAGACCTCTGGTGAAAACCAGCTCAAGCAGCACTGAAAGCAGCCATGGGAGCCAAGGGAGGCAAGCAGGTCCTGGTTACCACCATGACCTTCAGGGTTTGTCCACTTTTCATACTTCAGAAGGGGG ggcttATGACAGGCCTCATTTAGCGCGGTCTTCCCAGCCCAAGAGTGATAAAGATCTGGCCTACTGGAGAAGACGAGGACAGGACTTCAGTGTGCTACTGGGCTATTCCCAGAAGGCCAGTGTGGAGATGAAAGGCCTGGCTGCATCCCCCGGGGCACCCCGGCACCCCAAGGAGAATCAGCTGAAGGTGGGCTCGGGTGCAGGGTATGGCAGAAGAAGCGGCTTGCAGGAAAGCTGTGAAGTGCCCAGCGCCTGCAAATGGCAAAGTCTGGAAATAGAGAGCTGGAACCAGCCAAAAAAGGTGGGGAGGCAAATGTCTGAGGGTGACAGGGAGAAGCTGCTTCAAGAGCTTTATTCGCTGACCCTGGGAGACAACGTACtcagcacccagagcaggggGAAATCGCAGTCCTTGCCAAGGGTCCTTTCACCTGAGAGCATGCGGTGCGTGGAAATGCCCTCCCTGACCAACAGTAACAACTCACTCAGCGTCACTAAAACCCCCTCCTATCCCCCAAACAGACTGGGTGTGGAACCTGCCAAGCACCATGGAACAGGAGGCAATGTCCTTCCCCTGGTGAAGCCCAAGTATGGGAGACCTCTCAAGCCTCCATCCTATGAACTGAAGCGGCAGACTAGGGCACCTGCAGAAACTGTGGTTTTCCAGGACCACTACCAGAAAGAGGAACCTGTCTCCTACTTAGCCAAAGTCAATGAGCCAAGGCAAGATGCTGGCATTCCAGACCCTGGTTTGGAGCCCCCAGTGTATGTACCTCCTCCTTCTTACAAATCCCCACCTCACCAACACGTGACCCCCCGTTCCCCCAGTGAAGTGCCTAAAACCAACCCGTGCACCAGCAGTGACCCACAGGGTCCTGCAGAGCAGGTTGTCCCCTGCCAACGACCAGCAGTGAATACTTTTGAAGTGGGGGGTGACCCTTGCAAAGACAACCATTTTCCTCATGGGAAGCAAAGCCATGCAAGGCGCCCTGCTGACCACCTGCGTTCCGTTCAGTACATTCCCTTTGATGATCCTCGGATACGACACATTAAAATTGCACCACTGGAAGGTCTGCAGGGCAACTCTAACCACACTGAAAATGCATGTAGTCCCAGTTCTGGTGCTTTGCAAGAGAGAAATCTTGAAGTACAGTACAACAGTGCCTTTGTGGATGCATCAAACTTGTCCAGTTCTGCGAAGGGAGAAAGAACTTCCGACAGCTCCCCACATAGCAACAGATGGTTGGCACCATCCATCCGAGATCAGGAAAACTGTGCCTTGCCAGACCAAAGAGACAATTGTAGAGCAACTAATCACAGCCCCCGCAACGAAGCCAGCACAGAGTACACGAAAGGCAAACTTTCTGTAAGAAATTCACATATGGACAACACCTGTGAGACTGTTACAAAAGTGAAAAAGTTTGAACCTGGAACTGGGATGCAGAGCAAAAAgagttcaaagaaaaaaatgaatgaaaCTATATTTTGTTTGGTCTCTATCCCAGTTAAATCAGAATCCAATCTGCCAGATACAGATAGGAACAACAACATAACTCAGAGCCCTGATAAGAATAGGTTTGATAACAATGGAGCTTTGCAAGAACAAAGTCTCTTAAGTATGTCTTCAACAGACTTGGAGTTACAAGCGCTTACAGGAAGCATGACCAATAAAAATGAGTTACAAAAACAAGAGCTGTGGAGACCAGAAGAGTTCAAACAAATGAATGACCTCAGATTTATTCAGCCTACAAAACACAGAGAGCTCAAATATTCTGGCTCCTGGCCAGGTGATCAGTACAAAGACCAGCAGACACAGACAAGTTTCTCTGAAGAACCTGAGAGCCCAGAATTTTTCCATGGTACAAAGCCTGGGAAGCCTGATAGTAGCAAGCAGCTATCTCCAAAACTCCCAGGATGTACAACATCCACAGTGGGGGCAAAACAGACAGGGTCACCTTCTGAtgagagaagctgcagacagaACAGTTACAGTATGAAGGGCCAGACTCACCTCAGCCAGTCTAGCAACAGTGCATTTTCTAGGACTGCCACCTCAGTCCTTAAGTCTCCCTCCCCAAAAGCCCACCAGAGCCAGCCTGTGCCTGTCCAAGAGAGGGAAAATGGCCTTCTTTCCAAGGGAGATGTAGTTAAGGGAGAACCAGGTGCTCCCTGCAACAGTACAGAACCATTTGGGCAGTTTCTGTTGAAACCTGTAAGTCGCCGTCCCTGGGATGCAATAAGTGAGCTAGAAAGTTTTAACAAGGAGCTGCAAGGGCAGGAGGAGAGCACAAGCAGTGAAGAAGATTTGGaaagtgctgcagctcctctgcaggcagGTGCCTTTATGCACAGGAGGGAGTCCAGAAATGAGAAATCAAGCCAGGAGCTAAAACATGGTGGGAAATCAGAAATGGTTGTGCCAGAAGTGCCTGTAATTAGGCCAGGAAGGGTTAAAAGTAAGTCTGAAAGTTGGAGCATGGGGACAGAGCATGGTGGCGAGCTAAGATGTGGTGGCTCTCAAGGCTTCTCaaagccaggagggagcagtgaAGGAGTCAGGCCAGCAGATGGAAGACTGATAGAAATGGGGATGGGGGAAGCCAAGAGCAGAACAAGCAAACAGCCAGTTCATGAGAGCCCTATCAGAAGAGTTTTGTCCAGTAGCTCAAGTAGTTCATGTCACAGTAATCCTTTCAATAACCCTGTCTTGCAGGAGATGAGTGAAGACCAAAATTACCTAGACTTTGTTAAACTGAGCAAAGGTGCAACTCCCACAAATGATAGGCTATTAGAGAGAGGGTCAGGAGTATGTTTGTCACTAACAAAGAGGAACCAAAGGTGCTCTGAGCCAGATTTGAGGTCAGTAGGACTTGATGTGGCCCCAGAACTTGGTGCTAACAACTCTGATCACTCTTCAGATGCAAATGCAGTGGAAATCCCTGTGAATGAGTCATTGCAGGCAAGAGCTGCAAGAATTTTAGGTATAGATATAGCAGTGGAGTCTCTCCTTCCAGGTGACCAGGTTGGGCCCCACCCAAGCACTAGCCCCTCAAACAGTGCTCAGGACTTTGAGTCATCAACAATAGGGAACACAGTAAGTaacaatgaaggaaaaaaagaagattcTTATGAAGGCAGACGAAAGTGTGGCTGGACAGAGAGTGCTCTCTTTGTCAGAGCGGGAGGGCGATCTTTACATCCTGTTGAAAGCCAGGCCACTCTCCAGGAAGCCAATGCTAAACCACTGGTAACTGAGCAAGTTCTTGAACAACCTGTGAGTCCCAGCCAAGGTGAGGACCAAAACTTGGTTTGCAAGTCAGCTGCCTCTCAGCATTCAGAAAAGAGAGTGAGGAGCACCTCCAAAGTAATAGAGACACTCCAAGGCAAGCTCACATCCCCACCCAGCCGGACTGCCATGGATCGCTTGGTGCGCATGAAGGAAGTTGACTCTGTGTCGCGCATGAGACGCCTGAGCATTAAGAGCGCAGACTCGGGAGAGGAGGTGGATGAAGAGAAGCTGTCGAAGGTACCAGAGGAGAGAGGAAGCAAACTGGCCAGCTCAGGGGCTGTTTCCAAGCGTGTCATCTCTCTCAGTGAAAATGGATGTTTAGGTGGAATGGACAAGAAGAAGATCGACAGAGATTTTTCGTTAGGTAAGACCCTGTTAATGGGAGATCCAGA